One part of the Cyclobacteriaceae bacterium genome encodes these proteins:
- a CDS encoding peptidase — MKSLVSMRNFLFSGFILLALLVLQACKDNDPAEASKAYVNRWIYDNMEFWYYWNAQIPANPNRNLDPPDFFESLLSSEDRFSWIQDDYEELIKSLQGITKEAGYEYKLYRKQGTNDVFMQVMYVKPGSPASMVDLLRGDIIEKINGTQLTLNNYRSVLQQLGENHTIAYKRHNGTSFQDKGNLSLTTVEFSENPNFFHTVYTIESKKIGYYIYNFFANGPSGTSQSFNNEMDQVFNTFKSEGVSDLIIDLRFNSGGSESATINLASLIGKNVDTNSIFTKREYNDQVEDAIIKEPSLGPGFLVSKFISKPQNIGAQLAKVYVLTGSRTASASELLINGLKPFMEVKIVGDTTVGKNMGSITITDDNNRKNKWGMQPIVVRSYNSLDQSDYSTGFKPDIADKDNELVLLPLGDINERLLNLALEDIVGGSVGGRNSRMGSAKLPSPIFYSIDVKARQRLIREGNDERLLQLFKPLQEY; from the coding sequence ATGAAAAGTTTAGTGAGTATGCGTAATTTTCTTTTTTCAGGATTTATCCTTCTAGCGCTGCTTGTACTACAAGCTTGCAAAGACAACGACCCGGCTGAAGCAAGTAAAGCGTATGTAAACCGGTGGATTTATGATAACATGGAATTCTGGTATTATTGGAACGCTCAAATTCCGGCCAACCCAAACCGAAACCTTGACCCTCCCGATTTTTTTGAATCCCTGCTTTCATCAGAAGATCGGTTTTCCTGGATACAAGATGACTATGAGGAGCTCATAAAATCTTTACAGGGTATTACCAAAGAGGCCGGCTATGAATACAAACTGTACAGAAAGCAAGGAACCAATGATGTGTTCATGCAGGTCATGTACGTTAAGCCAGGTTCTCCGGCTTCTATGGTTGATTTGCTTAGAGGTGATATTATTGAAAAGATTAACGGCACACAGTTAACGTTGAACAATTACCGGTCGGTACTTCAACAACTAGGTGAGAACCATACCATCGCTTACAAAAGGCATAACGGCACATCGTTTCAGGATAAAGGTAATCTTTCGCTCACCACCGTGGAGTTTTCCGAGAACCCTAATTTCTTTCATACAGTTTACACTATCGAAAGCAAAAAAATTGGGTATTACATCTATAACTTCTTTGCCAATGGTCCTTCAGGCACAAGTCAAAGTTTCAATAACGAGATGGATCAGGTCTTCAACACTTTTAAGTCGGAAGGGGTATCAGATTTGATTATTGATTTACGCTTCAATAGTGGGGGCTCAGAATCAGCCACGATAAACCTGGCCAGTTTGATTGGCAAGAACGTTGATACCAACAGTATTTTTACAAAGCGGGAATACAACGACCAGGTGGAGGATGCAATCATTAAAGAGCCTTCCCTCGGACCGGGTTTCCTGGTTTCAAAATTTATTTCAAAGCCTCAAAACATTGGCGCCCAGCTTGCAAAGGTTTATGTTCTTACGGGTTCGCGCACGGCTTCTGCAAGCGAGTTGCTGATTAATGGACTTAAGCCTTTTATGGAAGTAAAAATTGTTGGCGATACCACTGTTGGTAAAAACATGGGGTCGATTACCATAACCGATGACAACAACAGAAAAAACAAATGGGGCATGCAGCCGATTGTTGTAAGGTCGTACAACAGCCTTGATCAGTCAGACTATTCAACGGGCTTCAAGCCCGACATTGCCGATAAGGATAACGAGCTTGTATTGCTTCCGCTGGGCGATATTAATGAGCGGTTGCTCAACCTTGCGCTGGAAGACATTGTTGGTGGTTCGGTAGGAGGAAGAAATTCACGCATGGGTAGCGCGAAATTACCAAGCCCGATTTTTTATTCAATTGATGTTAAAGCAAGACAGCGGCTTATCCGTGAAGGTAATGACGAAAGGTTATTGCAACTTTTTAAGCCCCTGCAGGAATATTAA